ATGCGCCTCGGGAGGCGGCCCTGGAGCTCGACATCCTCATCTCCGGCATTGGCGGTCAGGGCGTGCAACTCGTCGGCAAGGTGCTCGCTCTCGCCGCCACGGCGATGGGCCGTCATGTCATGCTGTCCGGCGACTATGGCGGGCAGATGCGCGGCGGCTCGACGGTGGCGACGCTCGTCATCGGCGATCAGCGGTTGCGCGCGCTGCCGATCATCCCCTCGGCCGGTTGCGCGATCGCGCTGCATCACAAGTTCTGGGAGAATGTCGGCCCGCGATTGCGGCCCGGTTCTCTTGTCGTCGCCGAAGATGGAATCGCCGGCGATCTCCCTGATATGGCGCGGCATCGCCTCCTGCGCATTCCGGCGACGGAGATCGCGCTTGCGGCGGGCAATCGCATGGCGGCGGGAATGGCGATCATGGGCGCGTTCGCCGCGTTGACTGACTCTGTGACGATCGAGGCGCTTGTCACGGCGATGGCCGAGCAGATTCCGCCCTATCGTCGCCAGCATATCGAGACCAACGAGAAGGCGATCCGCGCCGGCGCCGCGCATGCGCTCGCCATGCAGGAGGCGGCGGCGTGAGCGAACGCACCATCACGCGCGGCGCGCTCGTGATCGCCGCCGATCGCTGCAAGGGCTGCGAGCTCTGCATTCCCGCCTGCCCGCCGCGCGTGCTGTCAATGTCGAAGCAGGTGAACGCGCTGGGTTATCCCTATCCCGAGCTTTCGCCGGGTTGCACCGGCTGCACGGCCTGCCAACAGGTCTGTCCCGATTTCGTGTTCGAGGTCTTCAAGCTGCGCGAGCCTGTGGTCTCCGACGCGCCTTCAGCGGAGGCAAACGCATGGCGATGAAACTGCTTGAGGGCAGCGAGGCGATCGCCGAATCCGCGCTCGTCGCGGGGCTGCGCTTCTACGCCGCCTACCCCATGTCGCCGTCGACGGAATTGCTGGAGCATCTCGCGCGCAAGCTGCCGCAACGGCCCGGCGGCGTCTGCATCAATGTCGAGAGCGAGATCGAGGGCGTGAACATGGCGCTCGGCGCCGCCGCGACCGGCTTTCGCGCCGCGACGGGCTCCTGCGGACAAGGCCTCGCGCTGATGCAGGAGGCGATCGCCGAAGCCGCTCTCAACGAAACGCCGCTCGTCGTGTTCAACATGGCGCGCAACCAGCAGGATTATTTCCAAGCGACGCGCGGCGGCGGCTGGGGCGACTATCGCACCATCACGCTGGCGCCGAAGGATGTGCCGGAGGCGGTCGAGCACGCCCAGCTCGCCTTCCATCTCGCCGACAAATATCGCGCGCCGGTGATTTTCATGGGCGATAATCTGATCGCGCGCACGCAGGTCAGCGTCGATCTCAAACCGCTCGATCTGGAGCCGCTGCCGCCGAAGGACTGGCAGCTGGACGGAACCTCCGGCGGCTCCGGCCGCTCGCGCCAGATCTGGACCTGGGGGGCGGGCAAGCACAACACGCCCGGCCCCGGCCCGAGCGCGCATTGGGCGCGTATCGCGGCGAAATTCGATGATGTCGCCAAGCTTGAGCAGCGGCATGAGGAGGAATTCACGGAGGACGCCGAGATCGTCGTCGTGGCCTTCGGCTCCGGCGGCAAGTTCGTCGAGCATGTCGTGCGCGATCTGCGCACGGAGGGGCGCCGCGTCGGGTTCTTCCGCCCGATCACGCTCTGGCCCTTCCCCGGCGAAGCGCTGGAGCGGGCGACAGCGCGTGCGCGGCGCGTTCTCGTTTTCGAGCTCAACGCCGGCCAGATGATCGACGACGTCCGTTTGAACGTTGTCGATCGTCGCCGCGTCGTCCCAATCGGCGGGGTGAGCTTCGATGAATCCGGTCTCAATCTTGGTCCCCTGATGCACGCCAACGCGATCAGGGAGCGCATCGAGGCGCATTTCGAGAAGGCTGCGGCATGAGCGTCATCGACACCATCGCCCCGCCCGAGGCGCCGAGCCAGAAGGTCGCATCGTTCAAGCCGCGCCTGCTGCAATCGGAAGAGCACGGGCTCTGCCCCGGTTGCGGCGAGCCGGTCGCGATCCGCACCGTGCTCGAAGTGATCGAGGAATTGCAGCTCGCCGAACGCAACATCGCGATCCTCGGCCATGGCTGCTACGGCTCCTTTGTCATGCTGCTCGATGTGGATTCGACATTGTGTCTGCATGGCCGCGCGCCGGCGACCGCGACGGGCGTGAAACGCATGAGGCCGGAATGCGCGGTGTGGACGCTTCAGGGCGACGGCGACATGGTCAATGAGGGCCTCGCCGAAATCCTGCACGCCACGGCGCGCGCGGAGAACATCACCTGCATCATGCTGAACAATGGCGTGTTCGGCGACACCGGCGGCCAGATGACGGCCGCCTCCGTGCTGGGGCAACGCACCAAAAACAGCATCGACGGGCGCGACGCCGCCTATCACGGCTATCCCATTCCCGTCGCCAATCTCGTCGCGTCGCTGCAGGGTTCCGCCTATGTCGCGCGCGGTTCGGTCCATAGCGCCGCGGCCGTGGCGCAGACGCGGAAATTCGTGCGCAAGGCGTTCCAGCGGCAGCTTGAAGGCAAGGGCCTCTCACTCGTCGAAATCCTGACGATGTGCCCGACAGGATGGTTCGTGCCCGCCGCGAATGGCGCGGATTACATGATGGAGTCGCTGGGCAAGACCTATCCGCTCGGCGAACTCAAGGATGTCGGCGAAGTCTAGGGAACGGGGGAGACGCTCGATCATGGCGCGTCTGATCGGCCGCATTCTCGATCTCGCGGCAAACGCGACGCCGAACGCGATCGCCGCGACCTTCGGCGATCGCGTCGTGACTTTCGCGGAGGCGGATCGGGCGGCGAACAGGATGGCGCGCGCCTTGCTCGAACTCGGCGTCAGGCGCGGCGACCGCGTGATCGTCTGGTGCGACGCATCGTTGCGCGCTTTTGAACTCTTTTTCGCGACACAGAGGATCGGTGCCGTCTTCGCGCCGATCAATCCGGAATTTTCATTGGATGAAGCGCTTGCCTGCATTCTCTATGCGAGGCCGCGGCTGCTGATTGCCGATCCGCGCCATGCGACGATCGCGGAGGCTGCGGCGCAGCGCGCCAGCGTCGAGCTTGCGACATTCGGCGGAAGCAGTGTGACGCCCGGTCGCGATCTCGAAGAGGGCGCGCGCCGCGCCTCCGATCAAGCGATCGCGCAGGAGATCGACGAGGAAGATATCCATGCGATGTTCTTCACCAGCGGCAGCACCGGCCAGCCGAAAGGCGTGATGCTGTCGCATCGCGCGAGTTTCATCCGCTCCTATCAGGGAAATTCGCGCTCCGAGGTTTCCGGCGGCGCGGGCGAAGTCTGCACCTTTCCTTTCTTCCACTGGGCCGGCTGGAATTATCTGCTTGCGTCATGGGCGCATCGTCGCCCACTGCATATTCCGATGCGGCTCGACGGCGATGCGATCCTGTCCGAGGTCGAGCGCTGGTGCGCCTCGATCCTCTACTGCATTCCGGCGCTGTGGGAGCGCGTGCTTGCGGCGGATCGAAAATTCGATTCATCGTCGCTTCACTACACTTTCACGGGAACATCGCGCATCGATCCCGTGCTGATCGCGCGCATTCGCGATCGCTTTCCCGTTGCGCAATGCGGCGTGCTCTATGGTTCGACAGAATTTGGTCTGGGCCTCGGCATCGCCGACGCTGATATCAGCCGCAAGCCCGGAAGCGTGGGGTTGCCGCCGCCTGGCAAGGAGGCGCGCATCGTCGACGGCGAATTGCAGCTTCGTTCCGACTCCATGATGTCGGGCTATTTCGAGCTGGCGGAGCAGACGCGCGCCGTGTTCGACGATGGCTGGTATTTGACCGGCGATCTCGCGGAGCGCGACGCGGATGGATATTTCACCATCACCGGCCGTCGTCGCGACGTGATCCGCTCGGCTGGCGAGACGATCGCCCCCGCCGAAGTCGAGGAAGCTCTTGGCTCCTTTCCCGGCGTCGCCGAAGTCGCCGTGATCGGCGTGCCCGACAACGCCTGGGGCGAATTGATCTGCGCCGCCGTGGTGCTGGCGCCAGGCGCCGCGCAGCCCAGCCTCGATCTCCTGCGCGCCCATGTCGATGGCCGGCTCGCGGCCTTCAAGCATCCGCGGCGGCTTGTGATCGTCGATGCGCTGCCGCGCACGGCCGCAACCAATCAGATCATGCGCGCGCGCGTTCGCGACGAACTGCTCGCCGGCAGCGCAATCGCCTAGGGAGTCAGAGGAACCAAATTTCCAGCAGATCAAAAAATATGGGGAGGTAGCAATGACATTCGCACGCAGAACGATTCTCAAAGGCGCCGCCGCAGGTCTTGGCGCTCTCGCAGCTCCGTCGATCCTCCGCGCGGCGGAGGGCGACACGCTTCGCGTCGCGCTGATCACATCGCTCAGCGGGCCGGCGCAGCTCTACGGCAATTTCATC
This sequence is a window from Terrirubrum flagellatum. Protein-coding genes within it:
- a CDS encoding 2-oxoacid:acceptor oxidoreductase family protein — protein: MHRFGIPLRWAATKNAPREAALELDILISGIGGQGVQLVGKVLALAATAMGRHVMLSGDYGGQMRGGSTVATLVIGDQRLRALPIIPSAGCAIALHHKFWENVGPRLRPGSLVVAEDGIAGDLPDMARHRLLRIPATEIALAAGNRMAAGMAIMGAFAALTDSVTIEALVTAMAEQIPPYRRQHIETNEKAIRAGAAHALAMQEAAA
- a CDS encoding 4Fe-4S dicluster domain-containing protein, which codes for MSERTITRGALVIAADRCKGCELCIPACPPRVLSMSKQVNALGYPYPELSPGCTGCTACQQVCPDFVFEVFKLREPVVSDAPSAEANAWR
- a CDS encoding thiamine pyrophosphate-dependent enzyme, encoding MSVIDTIAPPEAPSQKVASFKPRLLQSEEHGLCPGCGEPVAIRTVLEVIEELQLAERNIAILGHGCYGSFVMLLDVDSTLCLHGRAPATATGVKRMRPECAVWTLQGDGDMVNEGLAEILHATARAENITCIMLNNGVFGDTGGQMTAASVLGQRTKNSIDGRDAAYHGYPIPVANLVASLQGSAYVARGSVHSAAAVAQTRKFVRKAFQRQLEGKGLSLVEILTMCPTGWFVPAANGADYMMESLGKTYPLGELKDVGEV
- a CDS encoding class I adenylate-forming enzyme family protein — encoded protein: MARLIGRILDLAANATPNAIAATFGDRVVTFAEADRAANRMARALLELGVRRGDRVIVWCDASLRAFELFFATQRIGAVFAPINPEFSLDEALACILYARPRLLIADPRHATIAEAAAQRASVELATFGGSSVTPGRDLEEGARRASDQAIAQEIDEEDIHAMFFTSGSTGQPKGVMLSHRASFIRSYQGNSRSEVSGGAGEVCTFPFFHWAGWNYLLASWAHRRPLHIPMRLDGDAILSEVERWCASILYCIPALWERVLAADRKFDSSSLHYTFTGTSRIDPVLIARIRDRFPVAQCGVLYGSTEFGLGLGIADADISRKPGSVGLPPPGKEARIVDGELQLRSDSMMSGYFELAEQTRAVFDDGWYLTGDLAERDADGYFTITGRRRDVIRSAGETIAPAEVEEALGSFPGVAEVAVIGVPDNAWGELICAAVVLAPGAAQPSLDLLRAHVDGRLAAFKHPRRLVIVDALPRTAATNQIMRARVRDELLAGSAIA